In Solidesulfovibrio carbinoliphilus subsp. oakridgensis, the sequence ACCCAGTAGGTGACCCGGTGGGGGGTGAAGCTGGCCAGGAAACGGCCGTTCTCGCGATTGAGGAATTTCCGGCCCGTGGATTCGGCGTGGGCCAGGACCCGCTTGACGTCGTCGTCCAGGATGTGGCGGGCCTCCATGACGGCCCGGACCTCGGGCGTGACCGTGAAATCCGGTCCCACCGGGGCCTTCTCGTCCACGGCCTCGTTCCAGACCGTGCGCAAAAGCTCCCGGCGAAGCCTGGCCCGGGTCTCGTGGCGCATGGAAAAGCCGGGGTCCGGCCGGGTGGCCGGATCGGCCGCGTCCCGGCCCGGGAAGAGGAGGTCGAGCAGGTGGTAGGCCCGCTTGCCGGCGTGGGAGAACCGGTCGCGGCACATGGCGCAGGTGGCCAGATAGTCCTGGCCGCTTTCGGACACGCGGCGCTTGGTGAAGGCGGCGGCCAGTTCCGGGTTGGCGTTGCCGAGCAGTCCCCCGAAGCCGCAGCATTCGGTCAGGCGGCCGGACAGGGGCAGTTCGGCGAAAGCCACGCCGCGCTTGGCCAGGATCTCGCGGATGGCGGCCTGGGTGGCGGCGTCGTGGCGCGAGGTGCAGGAATCGTGGACCGCGACGGCGGCCGGCGGGGTGAAGCCGGGGGCTTCGGGCAGCCCGGTCTCCTCGTTTAGGACCTGCCACAGGGACACGGCCGGGATGTCCGGCGCGGCCTGCCGGAAGACGGACAGGCAGGAGGCGCAGGCCGTGACCAGCCGGGGCCGGCCGAGCTTTTCCCAGTCCGCCTGGAAGGCGGCCACGGTTTCTTCGAAAAGAGCCTGCCGCCCGGCCCACAGGGCCGGGGCCCCGCAGCAGCCAAGGCCGAGGCCGACGCCGCCGGAAAGGCGTTCGCGCAAAAAGGCGTAAGCCTCGGGGATGCGGCCGTCGGGTTCGCCGCCGAGCTGGCAGCCCGGGAAAAAGAGGTGGTCGCAGGTTTCCCGGCCGGGTTCGGCCCGAAGGAGGGCGAAATCCGGGCCGTTGGAAAAGGCCATGTCCTCCAGGGCGAACTCGTGGGCCGCTGGCGGCATCTTGCCCCGATTCACCATGTCGCGGCGCGAATCCAGGCACAGCTCGGCCATGGAGAAGTCTTCGGGGCAGACCTCGGTGCAAAGGCCGCACAGGGTGCACGAGTCGATCATCTGGTTGGCGTTGTGGTTGCCAAGGACGATGGACAGGTTGTTGTAGATCTGGCGGGCGTAGACCTTCGGATAGCCCTTGTAGTGCTTCAGGTATTCGCAGACCTTGACGCACTCCAGGCAGTCGCACTGGAGGCAGCGGCCGGCTTCGAGCCGGGCCGCGTCCGGCGTGTAGCCGGCGATCGGGTCTTGGGGGTCGATGCGCGAGGCGGGCGGCACGTCGGTCAGGTTCGTGGAGATCCGGGTGTCGGTCACGCCTTCCTTCTCGCGGCTGGCGGTGAGCGTTGCGCCGGAGAGGAAGCGGTCGATGGACACGGCGGCGCGACGGCCGTCGGCGACGAGGCCGATCATCGACCGGCTGGCGTCGTCGGCCGGCCATCCGCCGCAAAAAACGCCTGCCGGGCCGCAGGCCAGGGTCAGGGGATCGACGTCGGCGCGGGAGGGCGACAGGACGTTGTCCCGGGCGCATTCCACGTAGACGGCGTTGAAATCTTTCTGGACCGCCTCGAAAAGGGCGGCGTCCAGGGGCTGGCCGGTTTTGACGGTAACGCCCATCTGGGCGAGCACGGCCAGGGTTTCGGCCAGGACGGCCGGGGGGAGCAGGGCTTCGGGCAGTTCGGTCAGGATGCCGCCGGCCCGGTCGCGGGAGACGAACAACGTGACGGCGTAGCCCTTCTTGGCCAGGTCCCAGGCCAGGGACAGGGAGGACAGGTCGCCGCCGAGGGCGGCCACGGATTTGCCTTTGGCCGGCATGCAAAGCGGTTTGCCGCCGGAGGGGGTGGCCATGACGCAGGCCCGTTCCAGGTGCCCCATGGCGAGGGAGCCGCCGAGGTCCTGGCGGACGCAGGCCGCTTCGCAGGGGTGGTCGCAGATGCGGCCGAGCACGGCCGGCAGGGGCATGGTGCGGTCGAGGACCTTGCGCGCGCCAGGCAGGTCGCCGGTGGCCATCCTGGCCATGAATGCCCGCACATCCACGTGGATGGGGCAGGCGGCCTGGCATTTGGGCTGTTCTTCCTGGATGCAGCGGTGCTCGATGGTCCGCAGGTCCTGTTGATTCATGGGAACCTTCCGGAGGAAACGACGGGGCGAACACGTCATGCGTTCGCCCCGCCGTCCGTTTGCGCTGGTCTAAGACCGATGGGGGCTATTTGCCAAGGGCTTTGAGGCCGGCAAGCACCTTCTCGGGGTAGGCCGGCAGATGGCGGATGCGCACGCCGCAGGCGTTGTAGATGGCGTTGATGATGGCCGGGTGCGGGCCGCACAAGGGCACTTCACCGACGCCCGAGTTGCCGTAGGGGCCGTGCTCGCGCGGGGATTCCACGTAGTGGAGCTCCATGGCGTCCGGGATGTCCTTGATGTAGGGCACGCCGGCGCCGGCCAACGAGGAGTGCTTCTTGATGTCCTCGAAGTCCTCGGACAGGGCCAGGCCCACGCCCTGGGCCAAGCCGCCCCAGTTCTGGCCGTCGACGGTCTGGCGGTTGTTGATCGTGCCGATGTCCTCGACCAGGGTCATCTTGTCGACCTGGGTCTTGCCGGTGGCCAGCTCGACGGTGACCTCGGCCAGGAACAGGCCGTACATGTAGCAGCAGAACGGGGACCCGAGGCCGTTGGCGTCGCAGTCCTTGGCCGGGGCGGTCCAGGTGCCGTTGTAGCGGGTCTTGAGGCCTTCGGCGACCATCTCGTCGTAGGTCCGGAAGGTGCCGTCGGACTTGCGCATGGCATCGACGAGCTGCTTGCAGCCGTTGATGATGGCCTGGCCGACCATGACGTTGGAGCGGGAGCCGCCGGCCGGGCCGGAGTTCGGGCACTTGCCCGTGTCATTTAAGACCAGCTTGATCTTGGAAGCGCACAGGCCGAGCGGCTTCAGGGTCTCGTGGGCAAAGCCCAGGGTGCCGGCGTCGGAACCCTGGCCGTGGTCCTGCCAGGTGTTGTAGATGGTGACGCTGCCGTCGGCGTTGAGCTCGGCGTCGGCGCCGGCGGAGTCGGGGCCGTCAAGGCCGGAGCCGTAGATGCCGATGGCCACGCCCACGCCCTTTTTATGGGTGGCGGTGGAGTTCTTTTTGGCGTTGGCCAGGGCTTCCTTGTACTTGGGCCGCAGGATGTCGATCATCTCGGGCAGGGTCCAGGAATCGGGCACCTGGTCGGTCGGGGTGGTGTCGCCCGGGCGGTACACGTTCGCATACCGGAATTCCAGGGGATCCATGCCGAGCTTTTCGGCCATCTCGTCCATCAGGCACTCGGAGGGGAACATGATCTCCGGCGAACCGTAGCCGCGGAAGGCCGAACCCCAGCCGTGGTTGGTGGCCACGCAGTAGCCCTTGGCGCGCATGTTCGGGATGCCGTAGCCGGCCATCCAGTACTGGGAGCCGCGAAGCGTCAGGAGGTCGCCGAACTCGGAATAGGGGCCGTGGTCCACGATCCACTCCATCTCGGAAGCCACGATCTTCTTGGTGGCCTTGTCGACGGCGATCTTGCCCTTGGTCCAGAACGGGGAGCGCTTGCCGGTGTAGTACTGCTGCTGGGCGTAGTTGTAGTGCAGGTGGCAGGGGCGGCCGGTGGCCATGGCCGCGACGCCGACCAGGGCTTCCATGGTCGGGCTGAACTTGTAGCCGAAGGTGCCGCCGGTGGGGAGCTGGATCAGGATCAGGTTCTCCGGCTCGACGCCGAGGCCCGGGGCGATCATGTACAGGTGCAGGTACAGGCCGATGGACTTGGAGTGGATGACGACCTTGCCTTCCTCGTTCAAGTAGGCAAAGCCGACGTCCGGCTCGATGGGCAGGTGCGGCTGGCGCTGGGTGTAGTAGTCGCCGCCCATGACTTCGTACTTGGCGTCATTGAAGAAGGGGGCCACGTCGGCGCCCTTGGCGTGGTTCTGCTCGTAGTAGGTGTTGGGCGTGCCGGGGTGGATCTCGATGGCGTCTTCGGCCATGGCCGCCGGGGCGCTCATGTAGGCCGGCAGGACTTCCAGGTCGACCTTCACCTTTTCGGCGGCGGCGCGGGCGTTCTTCTCGGAGTCGGCCGCGACGAGCGCGATGGCGTCGCCGTACTGGAACACCTTGTCGTCGCAAAGGATGGGGCGATCCCAGCCGTCACCCTTGTTGGTGGGGAAGGTGATAAGCCCGGTGATGCGGTTTTTGCCCTTCACGTCCTTGGCCGTGATGACGCTGTGCACGCCCGGCATCTTGAGGGCTTCGGTGGCGTCCACGCCCTTGACGTTGGCGTGGGACACCCGGGCCTCGACAATGGCCAGGTGCAGGGTGTTGGGCGGCAGCTGGAGCTTCTGGTCGTCGCCAAAGGCCCATTGGCCCATGACCTTGGCCACGCCCGAGGGGCGCGGGGCGCGCGAACCGAAGATGTTCCCGTCGGCCGGCATGTTGTGGTTGATGTCGAGGGTCATTTCGCCGCGCAGGACCTTGGCCGCGTCCATGACCGCGTCGACCAGCGGGATGTAGCCGGTGCAACGGCACACGTTTTTGTGCTTCTGGAACCAGTCGCGGACCTGCTCGCGGGTGGGCTTGGGATTCTCGTCCAGAAGGCCCTTGGCGGACATGATGAAGCCCGGGGTGCAAAAGCCGCACTGGGCCGCGCCGTGGACGACCCAGGCGGTCTGGAGCGGGTGCAGGTTGGCCTGGTTGCCAAGACCTTCGATGGTGGTGATGCAGGCGTAGTCGGCCACGCGGCGGATCTTGGTGATGCAGGCGCGGGTGACCTTGCCGTCGATGATGACCGAGCAGGCGCCGCACTGGCCCTGGCCGCAGCCGACCTTGGTGCCGACCAGGTGCAGTTGCTCGCGCAGCACGTCGGACAGGAACGCATCCGGGTCGACGATGAGCTTGCGCTCGAAGCCGTTAACGATGAGGATTTTTTCCTGCATGTGTTTGCTCCATTTTCGGGTTAGAGTTTATCGATTCCGCCGACGCACGACACGGCCCTGATGCTCGGGCTGCGGCCGGATGCCGCGTCCATGCGGGTATTCCCGAAACGTCCGGCTTGCGCCGTCTTCCGTCCTCAGTTCTTGCCGAACCCGCACAACGGGTAGCGGCATTCCGGGCACATGGCGCACAGGCCGCCGTGCCCGAGCCGTACGATGTCGGTCCGGGTGAGCCGTTCGCCGGCCACCAGACGCGGTACGGTCAGGTCGAAAATGCTGGCCTTGTGGTACATGACGCAGCCGGGGAGCCCGACCACCGGCACCTCCCCGATGTAGGCCAGCATGAACATGGCCCCGGGGAAGGTGGGCGAGCCGTAGGTGACGACCTCGCCGCCGGCCGCCCGGATGGAGGAGGGGGACAGGTCGTCGGGATCGACCGACATGCCGCCGGTGACCGCGATCATTTCCGCGCCCTCGCCCATAAGCTGGCGGATGGCCCGCACGGTCATGTCCCGGTCGTCGGGCACGATGACCTGGCGCACCACGGTGCAGCCGAGGTCGTCGAACTTGCGCCGCAGGACCGGGCCGAACTTGTCCTTGATCCGGCCGTGGTAGACCTCGCCGCCGGTGGTGACCACGCCGACCCGAAGGGGCCGGAAGACCTGGACCGAAACGATGGGGCCGGTCTCGGCCACCACGGCCTCGACCCGCTCCAGCCGGTCCTTGCCGACCACCAGCGGCACCACCCGGGTGCCGGCCAGCATCTGGCCCGGGGAGACGACCGCGTCGGTGTGGACCGTGGCGATGGTCACTTCCTCGATGGCATTGAGGCGATCGAGGGCCTCGACGTTGATCTTCAAAAGCCCCCGCCGGTCGGCCAGCAGGTTGATGCGGCCCTCGCAGGGCTGGGTCAGGGTGACGCCCTCCCCGGCGATGGCCGCCGCGATCCGTCCGGCCGCGTCGTCCTCGTGGACGAGCCCTTCGGCCAGATCCCAGACGTAGATGTGTTCCTTGCCCAGACGCAGCAGGGTCGGGATGTCCTCGGGCAGGATGACGTGGCCCTTGCGGAAGGCCGGCCCCTTGCACTCGCCCGGCACGATGCGGGTGATGTCGTGGCAAAGGACCATTCCCTGGGCCAGTTCAACGGGAATGCTGCGCATGGAGGCTTCCTTGTTGGAGGTCGCGGCCAGCGGCCGTGGCGGCCGTGGTCCGGGTCTGTGCGGGCAAAGCAAAGCGGCCGCCGGACCGGGGGTCACGCTTTTTTGCGTTGCGTGACTGTCGCAGCAGGGCCGAAAATGGCGTGGTGGCGTCTGGCACGGCCGGAGCGGTGGGCTCCTGGCAGGGGATTGGTCTCTTATGTGTTAGGTTAAACATAAGCCTCTCGTGCCGTCCGTCTTGTCCGCATCAGGGCCCATCAGTGGGCTCTGGACGGAGATTTGAGAATATTGCTGGATTCGGTCGTAGGGATCGGCCTACGTTCCAGTGGATGAGCAAGAAGCAGGCCAAGGGAAACAGGGCCTGAAACCGCGAAATGGGGGGGGCAGGGGACTACTGTCACGCGACCGTTCTCGCCAGTGTGACCCGCTGACAGTGACCCCGCCCGGGCCATCGGGTCGGTTTCAGGGTTAACATACTGTTATTGCAAGGGAAGAAAGGCAAAAGTAATTTTGATCCACCAGAGCCTGGGGAATGGGTCAAAAAGCGACAGGAGCATGGGAAAACCGGCTTTTTTTATCAGCTATGCTAATAATAACCGCTTGATTTTATGGGTATTGTCTATGCTAAAATAAACATGTAGATGGAATGCCCGGCCTCCGGCAGCAGTGTCACGGAATGCCGAAGGCCGGTGTGGCGGCGCGTCCGGTCAGGCCGCGCCAAGCGGCGAGGGAAAGGGCGGGAACAGCCCGGGCCGCCGTGAGGACCCGGGCAAGGCGAGGGGCGCGGCCCTGGGAAAGGAGATGCCTTTCCCTGGCGAACGATCTGCGATGAAAACTTTTTCTTAAAAAATACGGGCGTATTTTTTAAGGGTCGCAACCCTAGAACAGGTTGTACTGGCGGATCTTGCGGTAGAGCGTCTTGCGGCAGATGCCCAGGGCCTCGGCGGCCAGGGACCGGTTGTTGTCGTAGAAGTTGAGCACCTTGGCGATGTGCTCCTTCTCCTTGGCTTCGAGGGTCAGGATGTCTTCCTCGGCCCTGGCCGGCTCCAGGAACTCGCGCGGCAGGGCGTGTTCGGTGATGAGGTTGTTTTCCGACAGGATGATCGAGCGCTCCATGACGTTTCGCAGCTCGCGCACGTTGCCCGGCCAGTCGTAGCCGGTCAGGCACTTCATGGCCCGGTCGGAAATCCGGTACGGGGCCTGGCCGGCCGTCAGGCGCGAGAGGAAAAATTCCACCAGGAGCGGGATGTCCTCGCGCCGTTCGCGAAGGGACGGCATCTCGATGTTGAAGACGTTGATGCGGTGGAAAAGCGCCTCGTGGAAACGGCCCTCGGCCACTTCCCGGGTCAGTTCGCGGTTGGTGGCGAAGACCAGCCGGATGTCGGCCCGGCGTTCCTCCTTCTCGCCCACCCGGCGGTAGGTCTTGTTTTCCAGGACCCGGAGCAAGGCCGCCTGGACCTCGATGGGCAGTTCCCCGATCTCGTCCAGAAAAAGCGTGCCCTTGTTGGCAAAGGACATGAAGCCCTCGGAGTTTTCCACCGCGCCGGTGAACGAGCCGCGCAGGTGGCCGAACAGTTCGCTGCGGGCCAGCTCCTTTTGCAGCGTCGCGCAGTTCTTGATGAAAAACGGCTTGTCCGCCCGTTTCGAGAGCGACTGGATGAGGTGGGCGGCCACCTCCTTGCCGGCCCCGGACTCGCCGGTGATAAGGACCGGCACCTCGGTCGGGGCCACCTTCTCGATGAGGTAGCGGACCTGCTTGATGGCCGGGGAGTTGCCGACCAGCTTGACCGGCGGAGTCTGGCCCTGGAAGTGGCGCAGGCGCCTGTTTTCCCGGCGCAGAAAGGTCCGCTGGTAGGCCCGTTCGATGAGAAGCTCCAGCTCGGCCAAGTTGAAGGGCTTGGTCACGTAGTCGAAGGCCCCGAGCTTCATGGCCTCGACCGCCGTGTCGATGGCCCCGTGCCCGGTGACGAGGATGGTTTCCAGGTCCTCCTGGCGCTGCCGGAACTCCACCATCAGGTCGATGCCGTTGGCGTCGGGGAGCCGGATGTCGAGGACCGCCACCTCGTATTCGTTTTTGGCCAAAAGCTCCCGGGCCTCCTTGGCCGAGCCGGCCACGTGGATGGTGCGGGCCGGAGTCGTAAACTCCTTGAGCATGAGCTTGCCGATGGAAGGTTCGTCGTCGACGACGAGGACGCAATAGGGATTATTCACGGAACTGGCCGCCGTCCAAGGGAAGTTTCACGGTGAAGTGCGTGCCGAGGCCGACTTCGCTCGCCACCTCGATCACGCCATGGTGCTCGCGCACGATGCTGTAGCAGGCGGCCAGCCCGATGCCGATGCCCTTGCCGACAGGCTTGGTGGTAAAAAAGGGATTGAAGAGCTTGTCCATGTTTTCCGGCGGAATGCCGCAGCCGGTGTCCTCCACGGACAGGTTGACGGTGTTGTCGTTTTCCGGGTGGGTGGTGACCGTGATCTCGCCTTCGCCGGGTATGGCGTCCATGGCGTTGGCCAGGATGTTCAAAAGGACCTGCTTGAGCTGGGCCTCGTCGCCGGGCACGGTCGGCAGGGAGTCGAAAAGGTTCACGGTCAGGCGCAGGCCCTGCTGGCCGCGTTCGTCCAGATGGCCGCGCAGGATGTTCAAGGTGTCGGTCACCACTTCGTTTAAGCACACGGGCGAGAAGGCCAGGGTGTGGGGCCGGGAAAAGGAGAGCATGGAGCGCACGATGTCGCGGCACCGCCGGCATTCCATGAGGATGGTCTCGGTGTATTCGGCCACGTCCGCGAAAAGGGGCTCGTCCACGGCCGCCCGGATGGCCGGCAGGCGGCGGCGGATGCCCTCGGCCAGGCCGTAGACCGCGGTCAGCGGATTGTTGATCTCGTGGGCCACGCCAGCGGCCAGCATGCCGATGGTGGCCATCTTTTCGGCCTGGTAATACTTGGCCTGGTACTCCTGCTCCATGGTCACGTCGCGCTTGAAGATGAGGATGCGCGACTCCGGGCTGTCCGGGTTGTGGATGGGCGAGGCCACCATCTCGAACTGGCGGACCTGGCCTGCGATCTTGAACGTGCCCATGCAGCGGCAGACGGCGTTGGACTTGAAGGACCGGTGGGCCGGGCACTCCGGGCAGGGCTTGTCCCCGCTGCGAAAAAGCCGGTAGCAGTGCTGGCCCTCGGGCCGGGGCACGTTGAAAAGCTCGTGG encodes:
- a CDS encoding pyridine nucleotide-disulfide oxidoreductase/dicluster-binding protein; the encoded protein is MNQQDLRTIEHRCIQEEQPKCQAACPIHVDVRAFMARMATGDLPGARKVLDRTMPLPAVLGRICDHPCEAACVRQDLGGSLAMGHLERACVMATPSGGKPLCMPAKGKSVAALGGDLSSLSLAWDLAKKGYAVTLFVSRDRAGGILTELPEALLPPAVLAETLAVLAQMGVTVKTGQPLDAALFEAVQKDFNAVYVECARDNVLSPSRADVDPLTLACGPAGVFCGGWPADDASRSMIGLVADGRRAAVSIDRFLSGATLTASREKEGVTDTRISTNLTDVPPASRIDPQDPIAGYTPDAARLEAGRCLQCDCLECVKVCEYLKHYKGYPKVYARQIYNNLSIVLGNHNANQMIDSCTLCGLCTEVCPEDFSMAELCLDSRRDMVNRGKMPPAAHEFALEDMAFSNGPDFALLRAEPGRETCDHLFFPGCQLGGEPDGRIPEAYAFLRERLSGGVGLGLGCCGAPALWAGRQALFEETVAAFQADWEKLGRPRLVTACASCLSVFRQAAPDIPAVSLWQVLNEETGLPEAPGFTPPAAVAVHDSCTSRHDAATQAAIREILAKRGVAFAELPLSGRLTECCGFGGLLGNANPELAAAFTKRRVSESGQDYLATCAMCRDRFSHAGKRAYHLLDLLFPGRDAADPATRPDPGFSMRHETRARLRRELLRTVWNEAVDEKAPVGPDFTVTPEVRAVMEARHILDDDVKRVLAHAESTGRKFLNRENGRFLASFTPHRVTYWVEYALEGGTARVFAAYSHRMTVAGVGK
- a CDS encoding molybdopterin-dependent aldehyde oxidoreductase, whose translation is MQEKILIVNGFERKLIVDPDAFLSDVLREQLHLVGTKVGCGQGQCGACSVIIDGKVTRACITKIRRVADYACITTIEGLGNQANLHPLQTAWVVHGAAQCGFCTPGFIMSAKGLLDENPKPTREQVRDWFQKHKNVCRCTGYIPLVDAVMDAAKVLRGEMTLDINHNMPADGNIFGSRAPRPSGVAKVMGQWAFGDDQKLQLPPNTLHLAIVEARVSHANVKGVDATEALKMPGVHSVITAKDVKGKNRITGLITFPTNKGDGWDRPILCDDKVFQYGDAIALVAADSEKNARAAAEKVKVDLEVLPAYMSAPAAMAEDAIEIHPGTPNTYYEQNHAKGADVAPFFNDAKYEVMGGDYYTQRQPHLPIEPDVGFAYLNEEGKVVIHSKSIGLYLHLYMIAPGLGVEPENLILIQLPTGGTFGYKFSPTMEALVGVAAMATGRPCHLHYNYAQQQYYTGKRSPFWTKGKIAVDKATKKIVASEMEWIVDHGPYSEFGDLLTLRGSQYWMAGYGIPNMRAKGYCVATNHGWGSAFRGYGSPEIMFPSECLMDEMAEKLGMDPLEFRYANVYRPGDTTPTDQVPDSWTLPEMIDILRPKYKEALANAKKNSTATHKKGVGVAIGIYGSGLDGPDSAGADAELNADGSVTIYNTWQDHGQGSDAGTLGFAHETLKPLGLCASKIKLVLNDTGKCPNSGPAGGSRSNVMVGQAIINGCKQLVDAMRKSDGTFRTYDEMVAEGLKTRYNGTWTAPAKDCDANGLGSPFCCYMYGLFLAEVTVELATGKTQVDKMTLVEDIGTINNRQTVDGQNWGGLAQGVGLALSEDFEDIKKHSSLAGAGVPYIKDIPDAMELHYVESPREHGPYGNSGVGEVPLCGPHPAIINAIYNACGVRIRHLPAYPEKVLAGLKALGK
- a CDS encoding two-component system sensor histidine kinase NtrB, whose product is MSSQTTDKDRAPEGTPKRVKNAGPGGLVPGPLRTMPFRRLTLDVAREGREAFTTPSRLRSCPASPSESENPGDAMLHPPTLEDLIGIEHSKLGFYQELRQKVQELQEAHQESELRRQEIAAILDGITDIMMVLTKDLRIISVNRVFHELFNVPRPEGQHCYRLFRSGDKPCPECPAHRSFKSNAVCRCMGTFKIAGQVRQFEMVASPIHNPDSPESRILIFKRDVTMEQEYQAKYYQAEKMATIGMLAAGVAHEINNPLTAVYGLAEGIRRRLPAIRAAVDEPLFADVAEYTETILMECRRCRDIVRSMLSFSRPHTLAFSPVCLNEVVTDTLNILRGHLDERGQQGLRLTVNLFDSLPTVPGDEAQLKQVLLNILANAMDAIPGEGEITVTTHPENDNTVNLSVEDTGCGIPPENMDKLFNPFFTTKPVGKGIGIGLAACYSIVREHHGVIEVASEVGLGTHFTVKLPLDGGQFRE
- a CDS encoding molybdopterin-binding protein yields the protein MRSIPVELAQGMVLCHDITRIVPGECKGPAFRKGHVILPEDIPTLLRLGKEHIYVWDLAEGLVHEDDAAGRIAAAIAGEGVTLTQPCEGRINLLADRRGLLKINVEALDRLNAIEEVTIATVHTDAVVSPGQMLAGTRVVPLVVGKDRLERVEAVVAETGPIVSVQVFRPLRVGVVTTGGEVYHGRIKDKFGPVLRRKFDDLGCTVVRQVIVPDDRDMTVRAIRQLMGEGAEMIAVTGGMSVDPDDLSPSSIRAAGGEVVTYGSPTFPGAMFMLAYIGEVPVVGLPGCVMYHKASIFDLTVPRLVAGERLTRTDIVRLGHGGLCAMCPECRYPLCGFGKN
- a CDS encoding sigma-54-dependent transcriptional regulator, producing MNNPYCVLVVDDEPSIGKLMLKEFTTPARTIHVAGSAKEARELLAKNEYEVAVLDIRLPDANGIDLMVEFRQRQEDLETILVTGHGAIDTAVEAMKLGAFDYVTKPFNLAELELLIERAYQRTFLRRENRRLRHFQGQTPPVKLVGNSPAIKQVRYLIEKVAPTEVPVLITGESGAGKEVAAHLIQSLSKRADKPFFIKNCATLQKELARSELFGHLRGSFTGAVENSEGFMSFANKGTLFLDEIGELPIEVQAALLRVLENKTYRRVGEKEERRADIRLVFATNRELTREVAEGRFHEALFHRINVFNIEMPSLRERREDIPLLVEFFLSRLTAGQAPYRISDRAMKCLTGYDWPGNVRELRNVMERSIILSENNLITEHALPREFLEPARAEEDILTLEAKEKEHIAKVLNFYDNNRSLAAEALGICRKTLYRKIRQYNLF